One Candidatus Sulfurimonas baltica DNA segment encodes these proteins:
- a CDS encoding AAA family ATPase codes for MSDTLIGQIDKILFEDEGFFIAVLKSGEKVSGSYYESEVSHIKGSAITLKGYWEEHKKYGKTFKFESIKVNQNQLFFFLNKIVKGFTKQLSAELIEHFGNEKLIEILDNDIEKLLEFNGIKEKRLKKIQESWKKFRSMRKLGEFLSPYDVSQALLITISTAMKDVDEPCTKIKNNPYILTSINSIGFKRADELALKMGVTPENDNRISSAMDYVLLNYCEQQGNSCVAKEILFDGLNELLGFSDKNYLYEAALIERVSEQSIVIMKNNRVSPARLYDSEKYLYDTFIERAKKDSGGLVGNLDEFLKESELQLGEQQKEAVQKINEGASLLFLVGYAGTGKSTTSKTILDLLNTRYDAKEIMTCALSGIASQRIADTTGYESATIQSLLVKFEDRDHFPFSVVLIDEASMINSSLFARLVRKISNKAVLIVVGDDAQLPPIGAGNILSDVLELKLAPIVKLTKIYRQSEDQAITFIANDIRKGIVPEYRAKYEDFEFIDVSMANYYALKNQLSQNELQDMREDNASQIVTQIVHKVVDSIEKARYRLSNKQIKEYLNYFQVITPMKGGTLGSNNLNIVLQEYFNPNPKKCVKKGGSEFRLMDKVVHTKNENMTSWSTDGFKSGEESSQRRIFNGMSGLLFKIEEEDEQVFVFYPNEDVVVVYEYEELKSHLMLSYALTIHKVQGMEYDIVVIPMSFSHFIMHNTKLIYTAVTRAKHKCILIGESGAFESACKKFEATRRDTVLLEL; via the coding sequence TTGAGTGATACGCTCATCGGTCAAATAGACAAAATACTTTTTGAAGATGAGGGCTTTTTTATAGCGGTTTTAAAAAGCGGTGAAAAAGTCAGTGGCTCTTACTATGAGAGCGAAGTCAGTCATATAAAAGGGTCGGCTATAACCTTAAAAGGTTACTGGGAAGAGCATAAAAAATACGGAAAAACCTTCAAATTTGAATCTATCAAAGTAAATCAAAATCAACTATTTTTCTTTTTAAATAAAATTGTTAAAGGTTTTACCAAACAGCTCTCCGCTGAACTAATTGAGCATTTTGGAAATGAGAAGCTCATTGAAATCTTGGACAATGACATAGAAAAACTATTGGAGTTTAACGGGATAAAAGAGAAGAGATTAAAGAAGATTCAAGAGTCTTGGAAAAAATTTCGCTCCATGAGAAAACTTGGCGAGTTTTTAAGCCCTTATGATGTATCTCAGGCTTTGCTTATAACAATCTCAACTGCTATGAAAGACGTAGATGAACCTTGCACTAAGATAAAAAACAATCCATATATTTTGACCTCAATAAACTCTATAGGGTTTAAAAGGGCAGATGAGTTGGCACTTAAAATGGGAGTTACTCCAGAAAATGACAACCGCATAAGTTCCGCTATGGATTATGTGCTTTTAAACTATTGTGAACAGCAGGGAAACAGCTGTGTGGCAAAAGAGATTCTGTTTGATGGGCTCAATGAGCTTCTTGGGTTTAGTGACAAAAACTACCTTTATGAAGCTGCACTCATAGAGAGAGTCAGTGAGCAGAGTATAGTTATTATGAAAAATAACAGAGTCTCTCCGGCTAGGCTTTATGACTCTGAAAAGTATCTGTATGACACGTTTATAGAGCGGGCTAAAAAAGACAGTGGCGGTTTAGTCGGTAATTTGGATGAATTTTTAAAAGAGAGTGAATTACAGCTTGGAGAACAGCAAAAAGAGGCAGTTCAAAAGATTAATGAAGGTGCATCACTCCTTTTTTTAGTCGGATATGCAGGAACCGGAAAGAGCACAACTTCAAAAACGATACTGGATTTGTTAAATACAAGATATGATGCAAAAGAGATAATGACATGTGCTTTAAGCGGCATAGCATCGCAGAGAATTGCCGATACAACAGGTTATGAAAGTGCAACAATTCAATCTCTTTTGGTAAAGTTTGAAGATAGAGACCATTTTCCATTCTCCGTTGTACTGATAGATGAAGCTTCCATGATTAACTCGTCTCTTTTTGCAAGGCTTGTGAGAAAGATAAGCAATAAAGCCGTGCTTATTGTTGTTGGAGATGATGCACAACTGCCGCCAATAGGTGCAGGAAATATTTTAAGTGACGTTTTAGAATTAAAATTGGCACCGATAGTAAAGCTTACAAAAATTTACCGACAGAGCGAAGATCAAGCCATAACTTTCATAGCTAATGATATACGAAAAGGGATTGTGCCGGAGTATAGAGCGAAGTATGAAGATTTTGAGTTTATAGATGTAAGTATGGCTAACTACTATGCTTTGAAAAATCAACTCTCACAAAATGAGTTACAAGATATGCGTGAGGATAACGCCTCTCAGATTGTTACTCAAATCGTGCATAAAGTTGTAGACTCAATCGAGAAGGCAAGATATAGACTGAGCAACAAGCAGATAAAAGAGTATCTGAATTATTTTCAAGTTATAACCCCAATGAAGGGCGGAACTCTGGGCTCAAACAATCTTAACATAGTTTTGCAGGAGTACTTTAATCCAAACCCTAAAAAGTGTGTTAAAAAAGGGGGGAGTGAGTTTAGACTTATGGACAAAGTTGTCCACACAAAAAATGAGAACATGACTTCATGGAGCACAGACGGTTTTAAGAGCGGGGAAGAGTCGAGTCAAAGAAGAATATTTAACGGCATGAGCGGACTGCTTTTTAAGATAGAAGAAGAAGATGAGCAGGTATTTGTTTTTTACCCAAATGAGGATGTTGTAGTTGTATATGAGTACGAAGAGTTAAAGTCCCACTTGATGCTCTCTTATGCTCTTACCATTCACAAAGTTCAAGGGATGGAGTACGACATTGTTGTTATCCCTATGAGTTTCTCTCACTTTATTATGCACAACACAAAGTTGATTTATACAGCGGTTACTAGAGCTAAGCATAAGTGTATTTTGATTGGTGAGAGCGGAGCTTTTGAGTCTGCCTGCAAAAAGTTTGAAGCCACCCGAAGAGATACCGTTCTTTTAGAGTTATAA
- the glyQ gene encoding glycine--tRNA ligase subunit alpha, whose product MITFSEMLLKLQEFWMKQGCNIVQPYDIPAGAGTFHPATFLRSLDSTPWSVAYVAPSRRPTDGRYGENPNRLGSYYQFQALIKPSPDNIQELYLKSLEHLGLDVSQHDIRFVEDNWESPTLGAWGLGWEVWLNGMEVTQFTYFQQVGGIECNPVAVEITYGTERLAMYLQGVDNIFDIVWNENVHGKTYYKDVHKESEIEFSKYNFEVADVEMLFAEFNAKSKECLRTIEAGLPLPAYDLCMMAANTFNVLDARKAISQTERQNYILKIRELSKGCAELYKSQEAERIERVRA is encoded by the coding sequence ATGATAACTTTTAGCGAAATGCTACTAAAATTACAAGAATTTTGGATGAAGCAGGGGTGTAATATTGTTCAGCCATATGATATTCCGGCAGGTGCTGGAACTTTTCATCCAGCTACGTTTCTTCGTTCACTAGACTCAACTCCATGGTCCGTTGCCTATGTTGCACCGTCTCGTCGACCAACTGACGGAAGATATGGGGAGAATCCTAACAGACTCGGTTCTTACTATCAGTTTCAGGCACTTATAAAACCATCACCTGACAATATTCAAGAGCTTTACCTGAAATCTTTGGAGCACTTGGGACTTGATGTCTCACAACATGACATCCGTTTTGTAGAAGACAACTGGGAGTCTCCTACTCTCGGTGCATGGGGTCTTGGCTGGGAAGTTTGGCTCAACGGAATGGAAGTGACTCAGTTTACCTATTTTCAACAGGTAGGAGGGATAGAATGCAATCCCGTAGCCGTTGAAATAACTTACGGAACAGAGAGACTTGCCATGTACTTGCAGGGTGTTGATAATATTTTTGATATCGTTTGGAATGAAAATGTACACGGAAAAACTTACTATAAAGATGTGCACAAAGAGAGTGAAATAGAGTTTTCGAAGTACAACTTTGAAGTCGCAGATGTTGAGATGCTGTTTGCTGAGTTTAATGCAAAAAGCAAAGAGTGTTTGCGCACCATTGAGGCTGGGCTTCCTCTTCCGGCTTACGACTTGTGTATGATGGCAGCAAACACATTTAATGTACTCGATGCAAGAAAAGCTATCTCACAAACAGAGAGACAAAACTACATCCTAAAAATCCGTGAACTATCAAAAGGGTGTGCAGAGTTGTACAAATCACAAGAAGCTGAGAGAATTGAGAGAGTTAGGGCTTAG
- a CDS encoding damage-control phosphatase ARMT1 family protein, giving the protein MTIDKECIGCIINQSARVAKAIEASESLTSEMVSTVELMSKEFSFKDNPPEIASYVYEKLAEIANKTDLYDEVKELSTKKALSFIPLLKNRLLSSNNKLLTATKIAVAGNVIDLAAAVEFDLEDELNKIFETDFAYDDFDILKEKLSTSKTVLVIGDNVGEHIFDYLFIETLKEMSPHVKFSYMVRGNPIINDVTIKEAKKAGFDELCELVDSGVNTPGFTYSRANIYSKELFDSVDLVISKGMGNYECMSPSHRKDICFLLKVKCSVVANSLGKEIGDIVCKMA; this is encoded by the coding sequence ATGACAATAGATAAAGAGTGTATTGGCTGCATAATAAATCAAAGTGCCAGAGTCGCAAAGGCTATAGAGGCGTCTGAGTCTCTGACAAGTGAAATGGTTTCGACGGTTGAGCTTATGAGTAAAGAGTTCTCATTTAAAGACAACCCTCCGGAAATTGCCTCTTATGTTTATGAAAAACTTGCAGAAATTGCAAATAAAACCGACCTTTACGATGAGGTTAAAGAGCTCTCAACAAAAAAAGCACTCTCATTTATACCACTACTAAAAAACAGACTACTATCCTCAAACAATAAGCTTTTAACGGCAACAAAAATTGCTGTTGCCGGAAATGTTATAGATTTGGCAGCTGCAGTGGAGTTTGATTTGGAGGATGAACTAAATAAGATATTTGAAACAGATTTCGCATATGATGACTTTGATATATTAAAAGAAAAATTATCTACATCAAAAACAGTTTTAGTCATTGGCGATAACGTGGGTGAGCATATATTTGATTATTTGTTTATTGAAACTCTTAAAGAGATGTCTCCACATGTAAAATTTTCATATATGGTTAGAGGCAATCCGATAATTAATGATGTAACGATAAAAGAGGCAAAAAAAGCCGGGTTTGATGAGCTTTGCGAACTTGTAGACAGCGGAGTGAATACACCCGGATTTACATACAGCCGAGCAAATATCTACTCAAAAGAGCTATTTGACAGCGTAGACTTGGTCATCTCAAAAGGGATGGGTAACTATGAGTGCATGAGTCCATCACACAGAAAAGACATCTGCTTTTTACTTAAAGTAAAATGCAGTGTTGTTGCCAACTCTTTGGGTAAAGAGATTGGTGATATCGTTTGTAAAATGGCATAA
- a CDS encoding DUF3972 domain-containing protein, whose product MKWMSDEEYMELTGLDISAIDELADRGKLTLKVEDGIRYIDPSKGSSEVVPAQLRELSARNTHEMLVQPQFVEKTIGTIINLHEKVLDAKDETLTAVRAENEFLREALGSLQELYDEDRKTIATLTEQLKLSQQEVEFMRRKYKLMWNKAIDEHTN is encoded by the coding sequence ATGAAATGGATGAGTGATGAAGAGTATATGGAGCTTACCGGGCTTGATATTTCAGCTATTGATGAGTTGGCAGATAGAGGGAAACTTACTCTAAAAGTAGAAGATGGGATTAGATACATTGATCCATCTAAGGGGTCAAGTGAAGTCGTTCCTGCACAGCTAAGAGAACTCTCTGCTCGTAACACTCATGAGATGTTAGTACAGCCTCAGTTTGTGGAAAAAACAATCGGTACTATCATTAACCTTCATGAGAAAGTTCTTGATGCCAAAGACGAAACTCTTACCGCTGTAAGAGCTGAAAATGAATTTTTAAGAGAGGCTCTTGGGTCTTTGCAGGAACTTTATGATGAAGATAGAAAAACAATAGCAACTTTAACTGAACAACTTAAGCTTTCACAGCAAGAAGTTGAGTTTATGAGAAGAAAATATAAACTTATGTGGAACAAAGCAATAGATGAACATACAAATTAA
- the purE gene encoding 5-(carboxyamino)imidazole ribonucleotide mutase, producing the protein MKFVSIVIGSKSDYEVMKSCSDTLEAFGVSYEMIISSAHRSPERTKEYIITAEKKGAQVFIAAAGMAAHLAGVLSSKTVKPIIGVPMSASALSGIDALLSTVQMPAGMPVATVAIGKAGAINSAYLAMQILALDNEELAIKLKEDRIAKAKKVEMDSMEIETIISL; encoded by the coding sequence ATGAAATTTGTTTCAATTGTTATAGGCAGTAAAAGTGATTACGAGGTAATGAAATCATGTTCAGATACACTTGAGGCTTTTGGAGTTAGTTATGAGATGATTATATCTTCTGCTCACCGTTCACCAGAGAGAACTAAAGAGTATATAATTACAGCAGAGAAAAAAGGGGCGCAGGTATTCATTGCTGCGGCGGGTATGGCCGCACATTTGGCAGGTGTTTTGTCATCTAAAACAGTCAAACCTATTATTGGTGTGCCGATGAGTGCATCTGCCCTATCTGGTATTGATGCACTTCTTTCAACTGTTCAAATGCCAGCTGGAATGCCAGTTGCTACTGTAGCGATAGGAAAAGCTGGAGCTATTAATTCAGCTTACTTAGCGATGCAGATATTAGCACTAGATAATGAAGAGTTAGCAATTAAATTAAAAGAAGACAGAATTGCAAAAGCTAAAAAAGTTGAGATGGACTCTATGGAGATTGAAACTATTATATCTTTGTAG